From a region of the Drosophila virilis strain 15010-1051.87 chromosome 3, Dvir_AGI_RSII-ME, whole genome shotgun sequence genome:
- the Ppm1 gene encoding probable protein phosphatase 2C T23F11.1: MGQTLSEPVTTKDSARCANSSFLVGSSCMQGWRIEMEDAHTHILSLPDDPAAAFFGVYDGHGGAAVAKFAGKHLHKFITKRPEYFGSSVELAMKRAFLDFDREMLHNGSWGEQMAGSTAIVVLIKDKRLYCANAGDSRAIASVGGIVRPLSVDHKPSNESEVKRIVAGGGRVENNRVNGNLALSRALGDFMYKRNTSKKPEEQIVTADPDVMVCDMGDDWEFVVLACDGIWDVMSSTQVAEFVRERIAVGMQPDLICEHLMSYCLAPNAYNYGLGGDNMTVILVCMLHNKSYDDLIIRCGGTKSSSLESGVGDIGPPLKYPLPKATPSSRNLENA; this comes from the exons ATGGGCCAAACATTATCTGAACCGGTCACCACCAAGGATTCGGCGCGCTGCGCGAACTCCTCCTTTCTAGTGGGCAGCAGCTGTATGCAGGGCTGGCGCATCGAAATGGAGGacgcccacacacatatactaTCGCTGCCGGATGATCCGGCCGCCGCCTTCTTTGGTGTCTACGACGGGCATGGCGGAGCGGCTGTGGCCAAGTTTGCTGGCAAGCATTTGCACAAGTTCATTACCAAGCGGCCGGAATACTTTGGCAGCTCCGTGGAGCTGGCCATGAAGCGTGCCTTTCTTGACTTTGACCGCGAGATGCTGCACAACGGCAGCTGGGGCGAACAGATGGCCGGCTCGACGGCCATTGTCGTCCTGATCAAGGACAAGCGTCTGTATTGCGCCAATGCCGGCGATTCCCGTGCCATTGCCAGCGTGGGCGGCATTGTGCGTCCCCTGTCCGTCGACCACAAGCCCAGCAATGAGTCCGAGGTGAAACGCATCGTGGCCGGCGGCGGTCGCGTGGAGAACAATCGCGTAAATGGCAATCTGGCCTTGTCGCGGGCACTCGGCGATTTCATGTACAAGCGTAACACCAGCAAGAAGCCGGAGGAGCAAATCGTTACAGCCGATCCGGATGTGATGGTCTGCGACATGGGCGACGATTGGGAATTCGTTGTGCTCGCCTGCGATGGCATTTGGGATGTGATGAGCAGCACCCAGGTGGCCGAGTTTGTCCGCGAACGAATCGCAGTCGGCATGCAGCCGGATCTGATATGCGAGCATCTGATGAGCTATTGCCTGGCGCCGAATGCCTACAACTATGGCCTTGGCGGCGACAACATGACCGTCATCCTGGTCTGTATGCTGCACAACAAGTCCTACGATGATCTGATCATACGCTGCGGCGGCACCAAGAGTTCATCCCTTGAATCCGGCGTGGGCGACATTGGCCCACCTCTTAAG TATCCATTGCCCAAAGCTACTCCAAGCAGCCGCAACCTGGAGAATGCCTAA
- the Kah gene encoding transcriptional repressor Rhit: protein MRKATPIPEELYNLTQLADVTLAAGPLSAPAKTVAYSKPMPSSSNNNNISNSSNSSNNNNNISNSSNSSIFYASSDDDSTYNSYSHKVFDRRKLRRCTISDSNSCASITSTSSCQSSEQSPNQATHCSSNSSTASNLLEDEHICPECGKKYSTSSNLARHRQTHRSIMDKKARHCPYCEKVYVSMPAFSMHVRTHNQGCECQYCGKCFSRPWLLQGHIRTHTGEKPFKCSVCSKAFADKSNLRAHIQTHSNTKPHTCARCGKAFALKSYLYKHEESSCMKNRGEAAPRAAQLISMSKQQPELEATAATTTTTSTSLPDSAKSTLAHKLLQKEKERRQAQAQAQAQAQAQAQAALAYGYPSAAGHADAFAAHLEHYESYKRNGMLQPTTVLQHPGALYQEQLLPLPLPLPLPLGLPYQHYGHAGAQSAGSEAAAAAAAAADQEQPVDFSPKNNFTHSAKTSPFELTGNYAMVA, encoded by the exons ATGAGGAAGGCGACGCCCATACCCGAGGAGCTGTACAATCTCACCCAGCTGGCCGATGTGACACTGGCGGCCGGACCGCTCAGCGCACCAGCCAAAACTGTGGCCTACAGCAAGCCaatgcccagcagcagcaacaacaacaacatcagcaacagcagcaacagcagcaacaacaacaacaacatcagcaacagcagcaacagcagcatatTCTATGCCTCATCCGACGATGACTCCACCTACAATTCGTACAGCCACAAGGTGTTCGATCGCAGGAAACTGCGTCGCTGCACCATCTCCGACTCGAATTCCTGCGCCAGCatcaccagcaccagcagctgcCAGTCCAGCGAACAGTCGCCCAACCAGGCTacgcactgcagcagcaacagcagcaccgcCAGCAATTTGCTTGAAGATGAGCACATTTGCCCCGAGTGCGGCAAAAAGTATTCCACATCCTCCAATCTGGCGCGCCATAGACAAACCCACAG GTCAATTATGGACAAGAAGGCGCGACATTGTCCCTACTGCGAAAAGGTGTACGTTTCGATGCCGGCCTTCTCGATGCATGTGCGCACCCACAACCAGGGCTGCGAGTGCCAGTATTGCGGCAAGTGCTTTTCGCGGCCCTGGCTGCTGCAGGGCCACATACGCACCCATACGGGCGAGAAGCCCTTCAAGTGCAGCGTCTGCAGCAAGGCCTTTGCGGACAAATCGAATCTGCGCGCCCACATACAAACCCATTCAAATACCAAGCCGCACACCTGCGCCCGCTGCGGCAAGGCCTTTGCCCTCAAGTCGTATCTGTACAAGCACGAGGAGTCCTCCTGCATGAAGAATCGCGGCGAGGCGGCGCCGCGTGCCGCGCAGCTGATCTCCATGTCCAAGCAGCAGCCGGAACTGgaggcgacagcagcaacaacaacgacaacaagcaCATCTCTGCCGGATTCGGCCAAGTCAACGCTGGCGCACAAGCTGCTGCAGAAGGAGAAGGAACGCAGACAAGCACAGGCCCAGGCTCAGGCCCAAGCTCAAGCTCAGGCACAGGCTGCGCTGGCCTATGGCTATCCGTCAGCTGCTGGGCATGCGGATGCATTTGCCGCCCACCTGGAGCACTACGAAAGCTACAAGCGCAACGGCATGCTCCAGCCGACAACCGTGCTGCAGCATCCCGGTGCGCTGTAccaggagcagctgctgccactgccgctgccgctgccactgccccTGGGTCTGCCGTATCAGCACTATGGACATGCCGGGGCACAGTCGGCAGGCAgcgaggcggcggcggcggcggcggcggcggcggatcAGGAGCAGCCCGTTGACTTTTCGCCCAAGAACAATTTCACGCATTCGGCCAAGACGAGTCCCTTCGAGCTGACCGGCAACTATGCGATGGTCGCCTAG